The following proteins come from a genomic window of Galactobacillus timonensis:
- the rlmD gene encoding 23S rRNA (uracil(1939)-C(5))-methyltransferase RlmD, producing the protein MTQIEFVKCGINGESIGYIDRKPVFCDGVFPGETAEVEIIEEKPTYMRAKLKHIIAKAPCRFQNPCPHAPQCGACPLLAMDYQKQLEIARDLLIEALWKYSRTSKDLVRDIHPSPAFLHYRNQCKLPVQEYKGKLVSGMYQPGTNHFCNTDGCLVHEELLETLRSRVLAVLNAHHMHAYDASTHTGVRSIVLRTMGEKSQLTLITGKETIPEEVITDLAKSGISCIHQSINTARKDAGFFGSAPKTLYGEPSLEISVCGISLHLPPASFFQLNTKQAEALYTMAVSKVDRCHVLVEAYCGIGAMSLLAKDKAECIIGIEAVPDAIKSANQNAELNNCQDHVHFQCADAAEGLREAAAHHHIDTLLLDPPRSGMDEAMLKAVEDANIPRLIYVSCNPATLSRNLDELKKNYEVKTIIPYDLFPNTPLVESITVLQRRGTTDRKPGKSIKRKHKHAKQAERH; encoded by the coding sequence ATGACACAGATTGAATTTGTTAAATGCGGCATCAATGGCGAAAGCATCGGCTACATCGACCGAAAGCCTGTTTTCTGCGACGGCGTCTTCCCCGGGGAAACAGCAGAAGTAGAAATCATCGAAGAAAAACCGACCTACATGCGTGCAAAGCTGAAGCACATCATCGCAAAAGCACCCTGCCGCTTCCAGAACCCGTGTCCCCATGCACCCCAATGCGGCGCCTGCCCCCTGCTGGCAATGGATTATCAAAAGCAGCTGGAAATCGCGCGTGATCTTCTCATTGAAGCACTCTGGAAATACAGCCGCACATCAAAGGATCTTGTCCGTGACATCCATCCTTCACCTGCATTTCTCCATTACCGCAACCAGTGCAAGCTTCCGGTTCAGGAATATAAAGGTAAGCTCGTCAGCGGCATGTACCAGCCGGGGACCAACCATTTCTGTAACACCGATGGGTGTCTAGTCCATGAAGAGCTGCTTGAAACATTGAGAAGCCGCGTCCTGGCGGTGCTCAATGCCCATCATATGCATGCCTATGACGCCAGTACGCACACAGGCGTCCGCAGTATCGTTCTGCGGACGATGGGGGAAAAGAGCCAGCTTACTTTAATCACCGGGAAAGAGACAATACCGGAAGAAGTCATCACTGATCTTGCAAAGTCCGGCATCTCCTGTATCCATCAGAGCATCAATACGGCCCGCAAGGATGCCGGCTTCTTCGGCAGCGCACCGAAGACGCTGTATGGTGAACCAAGCCTTGAAATATCTGTCTGCGGTATTTCACTGCATCTGCCTCCCGCATCGTTCTTCCAGCTCAATACAAAGCAGGCCGAAGCTCTCTATACGATGGCCGTCAGTAAGGTTGACCGCTGCCACGTTCTTGTGGAAGCGTATTGCGGCATCGGGGCTATGAGTCTCTTGGCAAAGGATAAGGCAGAATGCATCATTGGCATTGAAGCCGTGCCGGATGCGATCAAATCCGCTAATCAAAATGCAGAGCTGAACAACTGCCAGGATCATGTGCACTTCCAGTGTGCAGATGCTGCGGAAGGTCTCAGGGAGGCTGCCGCCCATCATCACATTGATACGCTGCTACTGGATCCGCCCCGCAGCGGCATGGATGAGGCGATGCTCAAAGCAGTCGAAGACGCAAATATACCGCGTCTGATCTATGTTTCCTGCAATCCGGCAACGTTATCAAGAAACCTTGACGAGCTGAAGAAGAACTATGAGGTGAAGACGATCATCCCCTACGACCTCTTCCCCAATACGCCGCTTGTCGAAAGCATTACCGTCCTGCAGCGCCGCGGTACAACGGACCGTAAGCCCGGAAAGTCCATCAAACGGAAACATAAACACGCAAAACAGGCAGAAAGGCATTGA
- a CDS encoding MBOAT family O-acyltransferase translates to MVFSSLTFLYAYLPVVLLVYYLVPLKWRNPVLFAFSLFFYGWGEPRYVFVMLASILLNWEAGLLIEKAKNNQDQAKAKKILTLVIVINIAILAIFKYADFVVENLNYLGLSLTPPHLSLPIGISFYTFQAMSYPIDLYRGETSAQHSFVKFGTYVTMFPQLIAGPIVRYTDIAKQLDNRRVSSKKLQSGIRRFLIGLCKKVLLANAVGAVYQNITALPDSQMSTATAWIGILCFTFQIYFDFSGYSDMAIGLGSLLGFDFLENFNYPYVATSVTEFWRRWHISLSSWFRDYVYIPLGGNRKGLPRQILNLLIVWILTGFWHGASWNFVLWGLFYGAVLIVEKLFLLKGLNRLPKWIGRIYTMFIVMIAWVLFAFTDLSQAAHYLSMMFNSTGTFANSMTWFYLRDNAMLLIICVIAATPIAKTKLNIMNKKIGKILEPLLVIAAFVLCTASIVSSSYNPFLYFRF, encoded by the coding sequence ATGGTATTCAGCAGTCTCACATTTCTATATGCCTATCTGCCAGTCGTTCTGCTGGTGTATTATCTGGTTCCGCTGAAGTGGCGTAATCCGGTTCTTTTTGCTTTCAGTCTCTTTTTCTATGGCTGGGGCGAGCCCCGCTACGTCTTTGTCATGCTGGCATCGATCCTTCTCAACTGGGAAGCCGGCCTGTTGATTGAAAAGGCGAAGAACAATCAGGATCAGGCAAAGGCAAAGAAGATCCTGACCCTGGTCATCGTGATCAACATTGCCATTCTCGCCATTTTCAAGTATGCAGACTTTGTGGTTGAGAATCTGAATTATCTCGGCCTCTCCCTGACGCCTCCGCATCTGTCGCTGCCGATCGGGATCAGCTTCTATACCTTCCAGGCAATGAGCTATCCGATTGACCTCTACCGCGGCGAGACTTCGGCGCAGCATTCCTTTGTGAAGTTCGGCACCTATGTGACGATGTTTCCGCAGCTGATTGCCGGCCCGATCGTTCGCTACACCGATATTGCCAAGCAGCTTGACAATCGCCGCGTCTCTTCGAAAAAACTGCAGTCCGGTATCCGCCGCTTTCTGATCGGTCTATGCAAGAAGGTTCTGCTGGCCAATGCGGTCGGTGCCGTCTATCAGAACATCACTGCCCTTCCCGACAGTCAGATGTCGACGGCAACGGCATGGATCGGCATTCTCTGCTTTACGTTCCAGATCTACTTTGATTTCTCAGGCTATTCGGATATGGCAATCGGTCTGGGCAGTCTGCTCGGCTTCGATTTCCTCGAAAACTTCAACTATCCTTATGTCGCCACTTCGGTGACGGAGTTCTGGCGCAGATGGCACATTTCGCTTTCCAGCTGGTTCCGTGACTATGTCTATATTCCTCTTGGAGGAAACCGCAAAGGTCTGCCGAGACAGATTCTGAATCTGTTGATCGTCTGGATTCTGACCGGGTTCTGGCATGGCGCTTCGTGGAACTTTGTGCTGTGGGGACTGTTCTATGGAGCCGTTCTGATCGTTGAGAAGCTATTTCTGTTAAAGGGTCTGAACCGTCTTCCGAAATGGATCGGCCGCATCTATACGATGTTCATTGTCATGATCGCATGGGTGCTGTTTGCCTTCACCGATCTTTCGCAGGCGGCGCATTATCTTTCGATGATGTTCAATTCGACAGGTACATTTGCCAACAGTATGACCTGGTTCTATCTGCGTGATAACGCGATGCTGCTGATCATCTGTGTCATTGCGGCGACGCCGATTGCGAAGACGAAGCTGAACATCATGAACAAAAAGATCGGAAAGATTCTTGAGCCGCTGCTTGTGATCGCTGCCTTTGTGCTGTGCACCGCCAGCATCGTAAGCTCCAGCTACAATCCGTTCCTTTATTTCCGCTTTTAG
- a CDS encoding DHHW family protein: protein MKKIPFRTYTILAASAWLIVVSLLNVFAEKTDVSWNENRTLQEMPSTQPATLFSGNFDEQFEKWFSDHFVNRDKWIELNAIARKATGAIENNGVYFAQDGRLVQQFQTVNETTLQANIDTVNAFCTDHGVKANIFLVPTAAWGAANELPVGASDVDQKALLQEIKQKFPDQTFIDYTELASPSPNLYYRTDHHWNEKGAYQGYVAIASQVLNKIPNAFIYTEVSDSFEGTMYSRSGAFWVSPDPIYEIDPDGSDLQVSVSYDDGDTVTDSLYSTDRLSTKDQYAYYVDGNHAYVDIKTNMNTNKKAVIVKDSYAHILMPFLATEYSEIQMVDLRYYRGNVSDLLDDQTDLYFIYSLDNFCTDPNLAFLN from the coding sequence ATGAAGAAAATACCTTTTCGTACCTATACGATTCTGGCCGCTTCGGCGTGGCTGATCGTTGTCTCTCTGCTGAATGTGTTTGCCGAAAAAACGGATGTTTCCTGGAATGAGAACCGGACGCTGCAGGAGATGCCCTCGACCCAGCCGGCAACTCTCTTCTCTGGAAACTTTGATGAGCAGTTTGAGAAATGGTTCAGCGACCACTTTGTGAACCGTGACAAGTGGATCGAGCTCAACGCCATCGCTAGGAAAGCGACCGGCGCCATCGAAAATAACGGCGTCTATTTTGCGCAGGACGGCCGCCTGGTACAGCAGTTTCAGACGGTCAATGAGACGACGCTGCAGGCAAATATCGATACAGTCAATGCGTTTTGCACAGATCACGGTGTCAAAGCCAATATCTTCCTGGTTCCAACAGCTGCCTGGGGAGCCGCCAACGAGCTGCCGGTCGGCGCAAGTGACGTGGACCAGAAGGCACTTCTGCAGGAAATCAAGCAGAAGTTCCCGGATCAGACCTTTATTGACTATACGGAACTGGCGAGCCCGTCTCCGAATCTTTATTACCGGACGGATCATCACTGGAATGAAAAAGGCGCCTATCAGGGTTATGTCGCCATTGCCTCGCAAGTGCTGAACAAGATCCCAAATGCCTTCATCTACACGGAAGTATCCGACAGCTTTGAAGGAACGATGTATTCACGTTCCGGTGCCTTCTGGGTTTCTCCCGATCCGATCTATGAAATTGATCCAGACGGCAGCGATCTGCAGGTCAGTGTTTCCTATGATGATGGTGATACCGTGACAGACAGCCTCTATTCCACAGACCGTCTTTCGACCAAGGATCAGTATGCCTACTACGTCGATGGAAACCACGCCTATGTCGACATCAAGACCAATATGAACACTAACAAAAAGGCTGTCATCGTCAAGGACAGCTACGCCCATATTCTGATGCCGTTTCTGGCAACAGAGTACAGTGAAATCCAGATGGTCGATCTGCGCTACTACCGCGGAAACGTGTCCGACCTGCTGGATGATCAGACAGATCTTTATTTCATCTACAGCCTCGACAATTTCTGCACCGATCCGAATCTTGCATTCCTGAACTGA
- a CDS encoding ABC transporter ATP-binding protein: MSVSENEYAVEMLHITKRFPGIVANDDITIQLKKGEIHALLGENGAGKSTLMSVLFGMYHPEEGSIRVNGKEAVINSPNDANALGIGMVHQHFMLVQCFSVLENIILGDEDTRHGILQTASARKKVMDLSEKYGLMIDPDALVSDITVGMQQRTEIIKMLYRDNDILIFDEPTAVLTPQEIEDLMQIMKKLAQEGKSILFISHKLNEIMEVADRVTVLRRGKCIGTVNVKDTNEKELSRMMVGRDVQLVVDKKPAQPGPVVLRVEDLTIASRHHHTNAVKHVSFDVHAGEIVCIAGIDGNGQTELVYGLSGLDPLVSGKIEVNGKDITNDTIRDRNQLMSHIPADRQKHGLVLDFPLEYNLILQRYYEPQFSAHGILNRGAIRSYANQLIEAYDIRSGQGAVTRVRSMSGGNQQKVIIARELDRPHKVLLAVQPTRGLDVGAIEGIHKRIVEERDAGTAVLLVSLELEEVMNLSDRILVMHEGEIVGELDPKTVTNEELGLYMAGAKRNTPKREAD; encoded by the coding sequence ATGTCAGTTTCAGAGAACGAATATGCAGTAGAGATGCTGCATATCACAAAGCGGTTTCCCGGAATCGTGGCGAATGACGACATCACTATTCAGCTGAAAAAAGGCGAAATTCATGCCCTGCTCGGTGAAAACGGTGCCGGAAAATCGACCCTGATGTCCGTCCTTTTCGGAATGTATCATCCCGAAGAAGGATCGATCCGCGTCAACGGCAAAGAAGCCGTTATCAACAGTCCTAACGACGCCAACGCCCTTGGCATCGGCATGGTGCATCAGCACTTCATGCTTGTCCAGTGCTTCAGCGTCCTGGAAAACATCATTCTTGGCGACGAAGATACCAGGCACGGTATTCTGCAGACCGCTTCGGCACGCAAAAAGGTTATGGACCTGTCCGAAAAATACGGCCTCATGATCGATCCTGATGCGCTGGTATCCGACATTACCGTCGGTATGCAGCAGAGAACCGAAATTATCAAGATGCTGTACCGCGACAACGATATCCTTATTTTCGATGAGCCGACGGCCGTTCTGACGCCGCAGGAAATTGAAGATCTGATGCAGATTATGAAGAAGCTTGCCCAGGAAGGCAAGTCGATTCTCTTCATTTCCCATAAGCTCAATGAAATCATGGAAGTTGCGGACCGCGTCACTGTCCTGCGCCGCGGCAAATGCATCGGAACCGTCAATGTCAAGGACACCAACGAAAAGGAACTGTCACGCATGATGGTCGGCCGCGATGTTCAGCTTGTTGTTGACAAGAAGCCGGCGCAGCCGGGACCGGTTGTTCTGCGCGTGGAGGATTTGACGATTGCTTCGCGCCACCATCACACCAATGCGGTTAAGCATGTTTCCTTTGACGTTCATGCCGGAGAAATCGTGTGTATCGCCGGTATTGACGGCAACGGGCAGACGGAGCTGGTGTACGGTCTTTCGGGTCTGGATCCGCTGGTCTCGGGAAAGATCGAAGTCAACGGCAAAGATATTACCAACGATACGATCCGGGATCGCAACCAGCTGATGTCCCATATCCCGGCGGATCGTCAGAAGCACGGCCTCGTTCTGGATTTCCCGCTTGAATACAATCTGATTCTGCAGCGCTATTATGAGCCGCAGTTTTCTGCCCATGGTATTTTGAACCGGGGAGCCATCCGCTCCTATGCCAACCAGCTGATTGAAGCCTACGATATCCGCTCCGGTCAGGGCGCCGTGACGCGCGTACGCTCCATGTCCGGCGGCAACCAGCAGAAAGTTATCATTGCCCGCGAACTGGATCGTCCGCATAAGGTGCTGCTGGCTGTTCAGCCGACCCGCGGCCTCGATGTCGGCGCCATCGAAGGCATTCATAAGCGCATTGTTGAGGAGCGCGATGCCGGTACCGCAGTACTCCTGGTTTCTCTGGAGCTGGAGGAGGTTATGAATCTTTCGGACCGCATTCTGGTCATGCACGAAGGTGAAATCGTCGGCGAACTGGATCCTAAGACAGTAACCAACGAAGAGCTTGGTCTTTATATGGCCGGCGCAAAACGCAATACACCGAAGAGGGAGGCAGACTGA
- a CDS encoding BMP family lipoprotein: MKKAFSIAMAALMSLSLAACGSSGAAASSAPAESEAAAPAASEAAASTSDMKVAMVTDYGDITDQSFNQTTYEASKAWCAANGLGDDAFKYYKPASDSAADRDAMIDQAVEDGFNVIVLPGFAFAQSVVDEADLYPDVKFVVLDVAQGDLDGASGTTGWKSENNNVYSAIYHEEIAGYLAGYAAVKMGYEKLGYLGGMAVPSVVRYGTGFVQGADQAAQELGKSNIEIKYAYGNQFYGDADITAAMDTWCSDGTEVIFAAGGSIYTSAAEAAAKTGAKIIGVDVDQAPTIDGEYGDGICITSAMKGLAETVNTLLDAIKAGKWDEYAGKVENLGLVSGDDPTANYVQLPMESTVWTDGFTQDDYKALVKSIYDGDLTVDDSGDLLATENKYVGLGNVTVDFQGNLK; the protein is encoded by the coding sequence ATGAAAAAGGCATTCAGTATTGCAATGGCTGCTCTGATGTCACTGAGTCTTGCCGCATGCGGCAGCAGTGGCGCAGCTGCATCGTCTGCACCGGCTGAGAGTGAGGCGGCTGCTCCTGCAGCGTCGGAAGCGGCAGCGTCCACGAGCGACATGAAGGTTGCGATGGTTACGGACTATGGTGATATTACTGACCAGTCCTTCAACCAGACGACCTATGAAGCATCCAAGGCTTGGTGCGCTGCGAACGGCTTAGGTGATGATGCGTTCAAGTATTACAAACCGGCTTCGGATTCGGCAGCTGACCGTGATGCGATGATCGATCAGGCTGTGGAAGACGGATTCAACGTCATCGTTCTTCCGGGCTTCGCATTTGCACAGTCCGTTGTTGATGAAGCAGATCTGTATCCGGATGTGAAGTTCGTTGTCCTCGACGTTGCACAGGGCGATCTTGACGGCGCAAGCGGCACGACGGGATGGAAATCAGAGAATAATAATGTCTACAGCGCAATCTATCATGAAGAGATTGCCGGATATCTGGCAGGTTATGCAGCAGTCAAGATGGGCTATGAAAAGCTTGGCTACCTTGGCGGCATGGCAGTTCCGTCCGTTGTCCGTTATGGTACAGGTTTCGTTCAGGGCGCTGATCAGGCTGCGCAGGAACTTGGCAAGTCGAACATTGAAATCAAGTATGCATACGGCAACCAGTTCTATGGTGACGCTGATATCACCGCTGCTATGGATACATGGTGCAGTGACGGTACCGAAGTTATCTTCGCTGCCGGCGGTTCGATCTACACTTCCGCAGCTGAGGCTGCTGCCAAGACGGGCGCCAAGATCATCGGCGTCGACGTCGATCAGGCACCGACCATTGATGGCGAATATGGTGACGGCATCTGCATTACTTCGGCAATGAAGGGCCTGGCTGAGACGGTTAACACGCTGCTCGATGCGATCAAGGCCGGCAAGTGGGATGAATACGCAGGAAAGGTTGAGAACCTCGGCCTCGTCTCCGGCGATGATCCGACTGCGAACTATGTACAGCTGCCGATGGAGTCCACAGTCTGGACGGACGGCTTCACACAGGACGATTACAAGGCTCTTGTAAAGTCCATCTACGATGGTGATCTGACAGTTGACGATTCCGGCGACCTGCTGGCTACCGAGAACAAGTATGTTGGTCTGGGCAACGTTACCGTTGATTTCCAGGGCAACCTCAAGTAA
- a CDS encoding ABC transporter permease, translating into MEKQSFWKRPGVQTILTSLICIAIGLLVGFIVLFIINPEGAGEAVLTILMNFMTRASHAARLKVLGNTLAKTAPLLMCALSVCFAYKVGLFNIGAAGQYEAGACAALAGALLLGLPWWIDILLAAAAGAVLGIISGALKAYRNVNEVISGIMLNWITLYLTNTILTNAKELSSPYTYPIKSVNTSALLPSGGLDKLFSNNQTVTIAIPLSILAAIAIWFLLNKTRFGYELMATGYNKDAARYAGMKEKRNIIVTLAIGGALAGIGASFMFLSGYMQWEVTQSSVPGMGFNGIAATFLGGLNPIGTIFASFFIQNITDGGALINRMIYPSQISDLISGIIIYLSGFVLFFKSLMNKPRKDKTEKRKEAEQK; encoded by the coding sequence ATGGAAAAGCAGAGTTTCTGGAAACGGCCGGGCGTACAGACCATCCTCACATCCTTGATCTGTATCGCGATCGGTCTTCTCGTCGGCTTCATCGTTCTGTTCATTATCAATCCGGAAGGTGCCGGCGAAGCTGTTCTTACGATTCTGATGAACTTTATGACCCGCGCCTCGCATGCCGCTAGGCTCAAAGTGCTGGGTAACACGCTGGCTAAGACGGCTCCTCTGCTGATGTGTGCACTGAGCGTCTGCTTCGCTTATAAGGTCGGCCTCTTCAATATCGGAGCCGCCGGCCAGTATGAGGCAGGTGCCTGCGCCGCTTTGGCCGGTGCGCTGCTGCTGGGACTTCCCTGGTGGATTGACATTCTTCTTGCGGCAGCGGCCGGTGCTGTACTGGGAATTATCTCCGGTGCTCTGAAGGCCTACCGCAACGTTAACGAAGTTATCTCCGGCATTATGCTCAACTGGATCACGCTGTATCTGACCAATACGATTCTGACCAATGCCAAGGAGCTTTCCAGCCCCTATACGTATCCGATCAAGTCGGTCAATACCAGTGCACTGCTGCCGTCGGGCGGTCTGGATAAACTGTTCTCCAACAACCAGACGGTGACGATTGCTATTCCGCTGTCCATTCTGGCGGCGATTGCGATCTGGTTCCTTCTCAATAAGACGCGGTTCGGTTATGAACTGATGGCTACCGGCTATAACAAGGATGCGGCCCGCTATGCAGGCATGAAAGAGAAGCGCAACATCATCGTAACTCTTGCGATCGGCGGTGCTCTTGCCGGGATCGGTGCCAGCTTTATGTTCCTGTCCGGATACATGCAGTGGGAAGTGACGCAGAGTTCGGTTCCGGGCATGGGATTCAACGGTATCGCTGCCACGTTCCTTGGCGGCCTCAATCCGATCGGCACCATCTTCGCTTCGTTCTTTATCCAGAACATTACGGATGGCGGCGCTCTGATCAACCGTATGATTTATCCTTCCCAGATTTCGGATCTGATTTCGGGCATTATCATTTACCTCAGCGGCTTCGTTCTCTTCTTCAAGTCACTGATGAACAAACCGCGGAAAGACAAGACAGAAAAGAGAAAGGAGGCTGAGCAGAAATGA